A segment of the bacterium genome:
GTCTGGCCCTCCGTCTGGAGCCATTGCTCCTCGGCTCGTGTGAAGGAGCAAACGACACCAGCCGAAAGGGAGACGCAGATGAACAGGAAGACCAACAAGAAGCAGATGGAGCTACTGAAGTCCGAGCGGGTCCAGCAGTCGGCCGAAGCCGCTAAGATGGAGACCATCACCCGCTACCGCCTCGCCTTGGTTCGCGAAGAGGACACGCCCTACGAAGACGTCTCGCTGACCCACCCGAAAGCCGTCGCCGAATTCCTCAACGGGCAGCTCCACGACCGGCCGCAAGAAGCCATGTGTGCCGTCTACCTAGACACCCGCAACCGCCTCATCGCCTGGCAGATCGCCTACCTCGGCACCCTCAACCGAGCCGCCGTCGAACCCCGCGCCCTCTTCCAGATGGCCCTCCTGACCAACGCCGCTGGCATCATCCTCGCCCACAACCACCCCTCGGGCGATCCTTCACCTAGCGCCGAAGACCTGGCCTTCACCCGCCGGATGGCGCAAGCTGGCGACCTGATCGGGATCCGGCTCGTCGACCACCTGATTCTGGCTTCCAAGACCCAGTGGGTGTCCCTGAAGCAAAGAGCCGCGTTCTAGCTAAGCGCAGCAGATTCGGCGCCCTTGCCCCGGCTTGCGCTTCGAGTTCTCCTTCCGCATGCCCAGACCGCTTGCCTCACGCCCCACCGCTTCCTTCCGGTCGGGAAGATTCGCCCTCGAGTGCCGGTAGTAACACACGAAACCCTCTCGACTGAATCTGTAGCGACGGCACACCTTCCAGTCGAAAAGAAGCCCGGGCACTTAGTGCATCATCCCAGCAGCTCCCACCTCGCATGGTGCGAGTAACCTCAAAGTGCTCCTTCTGCTCACCTGAACCCGACACATTTCCAGCCGCGCCCGGCTCGACATTCGTTTCGGAACGCTCCTGCGTCCGATCGAAAGCACTTGCGGTCCATTCCCAGACGCCCCCGTGCATATCAAACAAGCCCCAAGGGTTGGA
Coding sequences within it:
- a CDS encoding JAB domain-containing protein, whose product is MNRKTNKKQMELLKSERVQQSAEAAKMETITRYRLALVREEDTPYEDVSLTHPKAVAEFLNGQLHDRPQEAMCAVYLDTRNRLIAWQIAYLGTLNRAAVEPRALFQMALLTNAAGIILAHNHPSGDPSPSAEDLAFTRRMAQAGDLIGIRLVDHLILASKTQWVSLKQRAAF